From a region of the Haematobia irritans isolate KBUSLIRL chromosome 4, ASM5000362v1, whole genome shotgun sequence genome:
- the fz2 gene encoding frizzled 2, giving the protein MRTRVFDSLSSFLSSSSPYSSPATMPSSLLTRSYLLSLICLSLFTRYTCQADGLQHMGDNGGGTGVGGMGGNMGLGMHSMEVSPAPGYGLPAIPKDPNSRCEEITIPMCRGIGYNMTSFPNEMNHESQDEAGLEVHQFWPLVEIRCSQDLKFFLCSMYTPICLEDYHKPLPVCRSVCERARAGCAPIMQQYSFEWPERMACEQLPFHGDPENLCMEQPSYTDSSSSGGSSSSGGSSSSGSGRGDVSGGGSSSSGGKRKQSGSGSSSGTQKCKGKNSKNCQSSLGEKTNAKECTCSCRPPLILLGKEAQMMPPQMHYPWYMNSTVSRIAGVQNCAIPCKGPFFTNDEKEFAGIWITLWSGLCFCSTLMTLTTFIIDTERFKYPERPIVFLSACYFMVAVGYLSKNFLQNEEIACDGRLLKESSTGPHSCTLVFLMTYFFGMASSIWWVILSFTWFLAAGLKWGNEAITKHSQYFHLAAWLIPTVQSVAVLLLSAVDGDPILGICYVGNLNPDHLKTFVLAPLFVYLVIGTTFLMAGFVSLFRIRSVIKQQGGVGAGVKADKLEKLMIRIGIFSVLYTVPATIVIGCYLYEAAYFEDWIKALACPCAQIKGPGKKPLYSVLMLKYFMALAVGITSGVWIWSGKTLESWRRFWRRLFGQPDRTGANQALIKQRPPIPHPYAGSGMGMPVGSAAGSLLATPYTQAGGASVASTSHHHLHHHVLKQPAASHV; this is encoded by the coding sequence ATGAGGACAAGAGTTTTTGACTCTTTGTCATCATttctatcatcatcatcaccatattCGTCACCTGCAACAATGCCATCTTCACTTCTTACAAGGAGTTATCTACTCTCACTTATCTGCCTTTCATTATTCACTCGATATACCTGCCAAGCGGATGGATTACAACACATGGGCGATAATGGCGGTGGAACCGGTGTAGGAGGCATGGGCGGTAATATGGGCTTGGGCATGCATTCAATGGAAGTAAGTCCTGCCCCAGGTTATGGACTCCCCGCAATACCCAAAGATCCCAATTCGCGATGTGAAGAAATTACCATACCCATGTGTAGAGGTATTGGTTATAATATGACATCGTTCCCCAATGAAATGAATCATGAGTCCCAAGATGAAGCTGGCTTGGAAGTCCATCAATTTTGGCCTTTGGTTGAAATTCGCTGTTCACAAGATTTGAAATTCTTCTTGTGTTCCATGTACACACCCATTTGCCTGGaggactatcataaacctttgccCGTATGCCGTTCAGTTTGTGAGAGGGCTCGTGCTGGATGTGCTCCCATTATGCAACAGTATAGTTTCGAATGGCCCGAACGTATGGCCTGTGAGCAATTGCCCTTCCATGGAGATCCCGAAAATTTGTGTATGGAACAGCCTTCATATACCGACTCGTCCTCGTCGGGAGGATCTTCTTCATCTGGAGGTTCTTCCTCATCGGGCTCTGGCCGTGGCGATGTATCCGGTGGCGGTTCATCATCCAGCGGTGGTAAGCGCAAGCAATCCGGTTCGGGTTCCTCCTCTGGTACGCAAAAATGCAaaggaaaaaattcaaaaaactgccAAAGCTCCCTAGGAGAAAAAACAAACGCAAAGGAATGCACATGCTCATGTCGCCCACCTCTAATACTCCTGGGGAAGGAAGCTCAAATGATGCCACCACAAATGCATTACCCTTGGTACATGAACTCGACTGTGTCAAGAATCGCAGGCGTTCAAAATTGCGCCATACCGTGCAAGGGACCGTTCTTCACAAACGACGAAAAGGAGTTCGCCGGCATATGGATAACACTGTGGTCGGGCCTCTGCTTCTGCAGCACTCTAATGACACTCACCACATTCATCATCGACACCGAAAGGTTTAAGTATCCCGAAAGGCCCATAGTTTTCCTGTCGGCCTGTTATTTCATGGTGGCCGTGGGCTATCTGTCcaagaattttttgcaaaatgaagAGATTGCCTGTGATGGCCGCCTACTAAAGGAGAGCTCGACCGGTCCCCATTCATGTACCTTGGTCTTCTTGATGACCTATTTCTTTGGCATGGCTTCATCGATCTGGTGGGTTATCTTGAGCTTTACCTGGTTCCTGGCAGCTGGTTTGAAATGGGGCAATGAAGCCATTACGAAACATTCGCAATATTTTCATTTGGCTGCCTGGCTTATACCAACAGTGCAATCGGTGGCCGTATTGCTGCTGTCGGCGGTCGATGGTGATCCCATACTAGGCATCTGCTATGTGGGTAATCTAAATCCAGATCATTTGAAGACATTTGTGCTGGCACCTTTGTTCGTGTATCTGGTGATTGGTACTACCTTCCTTATGGCCGGTTTCGTGTCGCTATTCCGTATACGATCTGTGATTAAGCAGCAAGGTGGTGTTGGAGCTGGTGTTAAGGCTGATAAATTGGAAAAACTGATGATACGCATTGGCATTTTCTCCGTATTGTATACCGTCCCGGCAACCATAGTCATCGGTTGCTATCTGTATGAGGCCGCCTATTTTGAGGATTGGATAAAGGCCTTGGCTTGCCCCTGTGCCCAGATTAAGGGCCCTGGCAAGAAACCTCTGTATTCGGTATTGATGTTGAAATACTTTATGGCTTTAGCTGTGGGCATAACATCCGGTGTATGGATATGGTCTGGCAAAACCCTTGAGAGTTGGCGACGATTCTGGAGGCGTCTGTTCGGTCAACCCGATCGGACAGGGGCCAATCAGGCTCTCATCAAACAAAGGCCACCCATACCACATCCATATGCTGGCTCTGGCATGGGTATGCCGGTAGGATCCGCTGCAGGATCACTGCTGGCAACTCCATACACACAGGCAGGCGGTGCCTCGGTGGCCTCCACCAGCCACCACCACTTGCACCATCATGTTTTGAAACAGCCTGCTGCCAGTCATGTATGA
- the LOC142233190 gene encoding uncharacterized protein LOC142233190 — MGGGGGGSTIGGGSVLGGHGTLMSTAGNSTVGGSGMHGVGAPPGSLMHGGGAGGTGPGGNGGMNTPGNVYGNGGGGGGGGNGNNGPGGMVDSRAVSVVVSLPGGPGNQHPGQALSDYGPI, encoded by the coding sequence ATGGGTGGTGGTGGCGGCGGCAGTACAATTGGCGGTGGTAGCGTGCTAGGTGGACATGGTACTCTAATGAGCACGGCAGGCAATAGTACAGTTGGCGGCAGTGGCATGCACGGTGTTGGGGCTCCTCCTGGCAGTTTAATGCATGGTGGTGGTGCAGGTGGCACAGGCCCAGGGGGCAATGGTGGTATGAATACACCCGGCAATGTCTATGGCAATGGTGGTGGGGGCGGTGGTGGTGGCAATGGCAACAATGGCCCCGGTGGTATGGTCGATTCAAGAGCGGTGTCTGTAGTGGTATCACTACCGGGCGGGCCTGGTAATCAGCATCCGGGTCAGGCATTAAGCGACTATGGTCCTATATAG
- the LOC142234398 gene encoding uncharacterized protein LOC142234398: MSRTKAIWLCLYLIFSYVMIIDCAPRSRELDDDDDEDTVNEIIPTFINQSLDYNAVVGHFKDFFMYLPVMFTTLKETMSGFPKLAEGVKILTSGMTPAGTISSEEHCKCKSTTITTMRSNDID; the protein is encoded by the exons ATGAGCAGAACTAAGGCAATCTGGCTATGCCTATATCTAA TTTTTAGTTATGTGATGATAATTGATTGTGCTCCCCGGTCGAGAGAATTAGACGATGATGACGACGAGGATACGGTCAATGAAATTATACCGACATTTATCAATCAAAGTTTAGATTATAATGCTGTGGTGGGTCATTTTAAGGATTTCTTCATGTATTTACCAGTTATGTTTACCACACTAAAAGAAACCATGTCAGGATTTCCCAAACTTGCTGAAGGTGTAAAAATACTAACCTCGGGCATGACACCAGCTGGCACAATTTCCTCGGAGGAGCATTGTAAATGTAAATCAACTACGATAACAACAATGCGAAGTAATGATATTGATTGA